One genomic region from Pongo abelii isolate AG06213 chromosome 4, NHGRI_mPonAbe1-v2.0_pri, whole genome shotgun sequence encodes:
- the LOC100432871 gene encoding LOW QUALITY PROTEIN: olfactory receptor 2Y1 (The sequence of the model RefSeq protein was modified relative to this genomic sequence to represent the inferred CDS: substituted 1 base at 1 genomic stop codon), which yields MGSFNTSFEDGFILVGFSDWPQLEPILFVFIFIFYSLTLFGNTIIIALSWLDLRLHTAMYFFLSHLSLLDLCFTTSTVPQLLINLCGVDCTITSGGCVAQLFVYLALGSTERVLLVVMAFDRYAAVCRPLHYTAIMHPHLXQTLAIASWGAGFVNSLIQTGLTMAMPLCGHRLNHFFCEMPVFLKLACADTEGTEAKMFVARVIIVVVPVALILGSYVHIARAVLRVKSIAGRRKAFGTCGSHLLVVFLFYGSAIYTYLQSIHNYSESEGKFVALFYTIITSILNPLIYTLRNKDMKGALWKVLWRGRDLR from the coding sequence ATGGGAAGTTTCAACACCAGTTTTGAAGATGGCTTCATTTTGGTGGGATTCTCAGATTGGCCGCAACTGGAGCCCATCctgtttgtctttatttttattttctactcccTAACTCTCTTTGGCAACACCATCATCATTGCTCTCTCCTGGCTAGACCTTCGGCTGCACACAGCCATgtacttctttctctctcatctgtCCCTCCTGGACCTCTGCTTCACCACCAGCACCGTGCCCCAGCTCTTGATCAACCTTTGCGGGGTTGACTGCACCATCACCAGTGGAGGGTGTGTGGCTCAGCTCTTCGTCTACCTAGCCCTGGGCTCCACAGAGCGTGTGCTCCTGGTGGTGATGGCCTTTGACCGCTATGCTGCTGTCTGTCGTCCACTCCACTACACGGCCATCATGCACCCCCATCTCTGACAGACCCTGGCTATCGCCTCCTGGGGGGCGGGTTTCGTGAACTCTCTGATCCAGACAGGTCTCACAATGGCCATGCCTCTCTGTGGCCATCGACTGAATCACTTCTTTTGTGAGATGCCTGTATTTCTGAAGTTGGCTTGTGCAGACACAGAAGGAACAGAGGCCAAGATGTTTGTGGCCCGAGTGATAATCGTGGTTGTTCCTGTAGCACTAATTCTAGGCTCCTATGTGCACATTGCTCGTGCAGTGCTGAGGGTCAAGTCAATCGCTGGGCGCAGAAAGGCTTTTGGGACTTGTGGGTCCCACCTCctggtagttttccttttttatggctcagCCATCTACACATATCTCCAATCCATCCACAATTATTCTGAGAGTGAGGGAAAATTTGTTGCCCTTTTTTATACTATAATTACCTCCATTCTCAATCCTCTCATTTATACACTAAGAAACAAGGACATGAAGGGGGCTCTGTGGAAAGTACTATGGAGGGGCAGAGACTTAAGGTAG